A stretch of Amycolatopsis balhimycina FH 1894 DNA encodes these proteins:
- the gcvH gene encoding glycine cleavage system protein GcvH: MSAPEELRYTEEHEWVATREETLVRVGITEYAQDQLGDVVFVDLPEVGRQVSAGDVFGEVESTKSVSELFAPVDGEVVAVNDGVADSPELINSDPYGEGWLIEIRLDDPSGLEALLEAEAYDALTKG, encoded by the coding sequence GTGTCCGCTCCTGAAGAGCTTCGCTACACCGAGGAACACGAGTGGGTCGCCACCCGCGAGGAGACGCTCGTCCGGGTGGGCATCACCGAGTACGCGCAGGACCAGCTCGGGGACGTCGTGTTCGTCGACCTGCCCGAGGTCGGCAGGCAGGTGAGCGCGGGCGACGTCTTCGGCGAGGTCGAGTCGACCAAGAGCGTCTCCGAGCTGTTCGCGCCGGTCGACGGCGAGGTCGTCGCGGTCAACGACGGGGTCGCCGACTCGCCGGAGCTGATCAACAGCGACCCGTACGGCGAGGGCTGGCTGATCGAGATCCGGCTCGACGACCCGTCGGGGCTCGAAGCCCTGCTGGAGGCCGAAGCGTACGACGCGCTGACCAAGGGCTGA
- a CDS encoding MerR family transcriptional regulator — protein sequence MRIGELAQRTGVTTRALRFYEAQGLLAARRSANGYREYDEDDLHLVKEIQTLQTIGLSLDETRPFVDCLRSGHETGDSCASSIEVYRRKLEEADALLARLGGIRAELAAKLAGALTRQAPDPCVVPESPRP from the coding sequence ATGCGGATCGGAGAGCTTGCGCAGCGCACGGGTGTCACCACCCGTGCGCTGCGGTTTTACGAGGCCCAGGGCCTGCTGGCGGCCCGTCGCTCGGCGAACGGCTACCGCGAGTACGACGAGGACGACCTGCACCTGGTCAAAGAGATCCAGACACTGCAGACGATCGGCCTGTCCCTCGACGAGACCCGGCCCTTCGTCGACTGCCTGCGCAGCGGCCACGAAACCGGCGACTCGTGCGCGAGCTCGATCGAGGTGTACCGCCGCAAGCTGGAAGAAGCGGACGCGCTCCTCGCGCGGCTCGGCGGCATTCGCGCGGAACTGGCCGCGAAGCTCGCCGGCGCCCTCACCCGGCAGGCGCCCGATCCGTGTGTCGTGCCCGAATCCCCGCGCCCGTGA
- the garA gene encoding glycogen accumulation regulator GarA — protein MSTNDGPGGVPPEQSPERTSVFRADFLAEAEGHESVPAPEAPVQGVDALPAGSALLVVKRGPNAGSRFLLDRDTTSAGRHPDSDIFLDDVTVSRRHAEFRREGGEFVVIDVGSLNGTYVNREPVDQAVLAGGDEVQIGKFRLVFLTGPGHGGQGAQ, from the coding sequence GTGAGCACGAACGACGGGCCCGGCGGCGTTCCCCCGGAGCAGTCTCCGGAGCGGACCTCTGTCTTCCGGGCCGACTTCCTGGCCGAAGCCGAAGGCCACGAGTCCGTCCCGGCCCCGGAGGCCCCGGTCCAGGGTGTCGACGCCCTGCCGGCGGGTTCGGCCCTGCTGGTCGTGAAGCGCGGCCCGAACGCGGGTTCGCGGTTCCTGCTCGACCGCGACACCACCAGCGCCGGACGGCACCCGGACAGCGACATCTTCCTGGACGACGTCACGGTCTCCCGCCGGCACGCCGAATTCCGGCGTGAGGGCGGCGAGTTCGTCGTCATCGACGTCGGCAGCCTCAACGGCACCTACGTCAACCGGGAGCCGGTCGACCAGGCCGTCCTCGCCGGCGGCGACGAGGTCCAGATCGGGAAGTTCCGCCTGGTCTTCCTGACCGGCCCGGGGCACGGGGGCCAGGGGGCGCAGTGA
- a CDS encoding MerR family transcriptional regulator encodes MTAAGRPQRDGLSIGAVLAQLRGDFPDVTISKIRFLEAEGLVQPGRTPSGYRQFAAADVERLRFVLAAQRDHYLPLKVIKEQLDAADSGNGSAAAVPRPPRRLVPIDAPAENVGLPMADDFTAGKELRLTQEELLEQAGIDAPALAELQQYGLVRSGPAGFFDPDAVLVARTVKAMTEFGIEPRHLRAFRAAADREVGLLEQIVTPVYRHRDPEAKSRADEVVRELAALSVTLHTLLVKAGIRDVSGC; translated from the coding sequence GTGACGGCGGCCGGACGGCCACAACGTGACGGGTTGAGCATCGGGGCCGTCCTGGCGCAGCTGCGCGGGGACTTCCCCGATGTCACCATCTCCAAGATCCGGTTCCTCGAAGCCGAAGGCCTGGTCCAGCCGGGCCGGACGCCGTCGGGGTACCGGCAGTTCGCCGCGGCGGACGTGGAGCGTCTCAGGTTCGTCCTGGCCGCCCAGCGGGACCACTACCTTCCGTTGAAGGTCATCAAGGAGCAGCTGGACGCGGCGGACTCGGGCAACGGGTCCGCCGCGGCCGTGCCCCGGCCGCCGCGCCGGCTGGTGCCCATCGACGCGCCGGCGGAGAACGTCGGCCTGCCGATGGCGGACGACTTCACCGCGGGCAAGGAGCTGCGCCTGACCCAGGAGGAACTCCTGGAGCAGGCCGGCATCGACGCGCCCGCACTGGCCGAACTGCAGCAGTACGGCCTGGTCCGGTCCGGTCCCGCCGGGTTCTTCGACCCGGACGCGGTGCTGGTCGCGCGGACGGTGAAGGCGATGACCGAATTCGGTATCGAGCCGAGACACCTGCGTGCCTTCCGCGCTGCGGCCGACCGCGAGGTCGGCCTGCTGGAGCAGATCGTGACGCCGGTGTACCGGCATCGTGACCCGGAGGCCAAGTCGCGGGCCGACGAGGTGGTGCGGGAGCTCGCGGCACTGTCCGTGACCCTGCACACGCTCCTTGTCAAGGCCGGAATCCGCGACGTCTCCGGGTGTTGA
- the trxA gene encoding thioredoxin: MTAVAVSEVTDATFAAEVLGSDLPVLVEFWATWCGPCRMVGPVLAQLAVERAGALSVRKINADENPETTRAYQVMSLPTMILFRNGEPVTTIVGAFPKARIEERLDQAR; this comes from the coding sequence ATGACCGCTGTCGCCGTTTCCGAAGTCACCGATGCGACGTTCGCCGCCGAGGTCCTCGGCAGCGACCTGCCCGTGCTGGTCGAGTTCTGGGCCACCTGGTGCGGGCCCTGCCGGATGGTCGGCCCGGTGCTGGCGCAGCTGGCCGTCGAGCGCGCCGGCGCCCTGTCCGTCCGGAAGATCAACGCCGACGAGAACCCGGAGACGACCCGGGCGTACCAGGTCATGTCCCTGCCGACGATGATCCTCTTCCGGAACGGCGAGCCCGTGACGACGATCGTCGGCGCGTTCCCGAAGGCCCGCATCGAGGAACGCCTCGACCAAGCCCGCTAA
- a CDS encoding CDP-alcohol phosphatidyltransferase family protein — protein MSTAAPDPAAQASAEPSLLKQAFNVPNILSLLRLAGVPVFLWLLLGPKEDGWALALLVFSALTDWLDGKLARWLNQMSRLGQLLDPAADRLYILATLIAFLVRDIIPWWVVVPLVLREAVLGGCVFALRRRGFAPPEVTYLGKGATFVLMYAFPLLLLAQGGSDVAAVARPIGYAFTIWGAVLYVWSGVLYVVQARNALRGAGDD, from the coding sequence GTGAGCACAGCCGCGCCGGACCCAGCCGCTCAGGCGAGCGCCGAACCGTCCCTGCTGAAGCAGGCCTTCAATGTCCCGAACATCCTGTCGCTGCTGCGGCTGGCCGGCGTGCCGGTGTTCCTCTGGCTGCTGCTGGGCCCGAAGGAGGACGGCTGGGCGCTCGCCCTGCTGGTGTTCAGCGCCCTGACCGACTGGCTCGACGGCAAGCTGGCCCGCTGGCTCAACCAGATGTCCCGGCTGGGGCAGCTGCTCGACCCGGCGGCCGACCGGCTGTACATCCTCGCGACGCTCATCGCGTTCCTGGTCCGCGACATCATCCCCTGGTGGGTCGTCGTGCCGCTCGTGCTGCGGGAAGCCGTGCTCGGCGGCTGCGTGTTCGCGCTGCGCCGCCGCGGCTTCGCCCCGCCCGAGGTCACCTACCTCGGCAAGGGCGCGACCTTCGTCCTGATGTACGCCTTCCCGCTCCTGCTGCTCGCGCAGGGCGGCTCGGACGTCGCCGCGGTCGCCCGGCCGATCGGCTACGCCTTCACGATCTGGGGCGCGGTCCTCTACGTCTGGTCGGGCGTGCTCTACGTCGTGCAGGCGCGCAACGCGCTGCGCGGCGCCGGAGACGACTGA
- a CDS encoding bifunctional nuclease family protein produces the protein MSEMRVVGVRVELPANQPILLLRETEGERYLPIWIGSVEATAIALEQQGVRPARPLTHDLLKEVIGALGRELEQVVITDLKEGTFFAELVFDGDIRVSARPSDSVALALRIGVPIHAVDAVLEEAGLIIPDEQEDEVEKFREFLDSVSPEDFRGADT, from the coding sequence ATGAGCGAAATGCGCGTCGTCGGTGTGCGGGTCGAGCTGCCCGCGAATCAGCCGATCTTGTTGCTGCGGGAGACCGAGGGTGAACGGTACCTGCCGATTTGGATCGGCTCGGTCGAAGCGACCGCCATCGCGTTGGAGCAGCAGGGAGTCCGCCCGGCCCGTCCGCTCACGCATGACCTGCTGAAAGAGGTCATCGGGGCGCTCGGCCGGGAGCTCGAGCAGGTCGTCATCACCGACCTGAAGGAGGGCACGTTCTTCGCGGAGCTCGTCTTCGACGGTGACATCCGGGTGTCCGCCCGGCCGAGCGACTCGGTCGCGCTGGCCCTGCGGATCGGCGTCCCCATCCACGCCGTGGACGCGGTGCTGGAAGAGGCCGGCCTGATCATCCCGGACGAGCAGGAGGACGAGGTCGAGAAGTTCCGCGAGTTCCTCGACTCGGTTTCCCCGGAAGACTTCCGCGGAGCCGACACCTGA
- a CDS encoding TetR/AcrR family transcriptional regulator, with protein MAEMGLSVTEAARRAQIVGATIGVLADLGYRRTTFAKIKERAGLSSTRLISYHFTNKAGLMQAVLSTVVETKHQFLTERTGGELDPADRPGYLRAHIETSIAFLRAYPECVRALTELAANADDADGWVMTKVLVDDLRVHGLARQLKQGQAEGVFGEFTPEVMAMSIAQAVDGVAAAYAADPSLDVETYGREIAETFVKATAP; from the coding sequence ATGGCCGAAATGGGCCTCAGCGTCACCGAAGCCGCGCGCCGCGCGCAGATCGTCGGCGCGACCATCGGCGTCCTCGCCGACCTGGGCTACCGGCGCACCACGTTCGCCAAGATCAAGGAGCGCGCCGGGCTCAGCAGCACCCGGCTGATCTCCTACCACTTCACGAACAAGGCCGGCCTGATGCAGGCCGTGCTGAGCACGGTCGTCGAGACGAAGCACCAGTTCCTCACCGAACGCACCGGCGGCGAGCTCGACCCCGCCGACCGCCCCGGCTACCTGCGGGCGCACATCGAGACGTCGATCGCGTTCCTGCGCGCGTACCCGGAATGCGTCCGGGCCCTGACCGAGCTGGCCGCCAACGCCGACGACGCCGACGGCTGGGTGATGACGAAGGTGCTGGTCGACGACCTGCGCGTGCACGGCCTGGCCCGCCAGCTCAAGCAAGGCCAGGCCGAGGGCGTGTTCGGCGAGTTCACGCCCGAGGTGATGGCGATGTCCATCGCCCAGGCCGTCGACGGCGTCGCCGCGGCCTACGCGGCCGACCCTTCGTTGGACGTCGAAACGTACGGCCGCGAGATCGCCGAGACCTTCGTCAAGGCGACCGCGCCTTAG
- the gcvP gene encoding aminomethyl-transferring glycine dehydrogenase: MELTLASLEQGIPFLDRHIGPGSDDLRHILDVIGVASLDELAERAVPSSLRQSAEPLELPPPASEAQALAELRELASRNRLTASMIGLGYHDTVTPPVIRRNVLENPAWYTAYTPYQPEISQGRLEALLNFQTMVADLTGLPVANASLLDEATAAAEAMTLVRRAGRAKSHRFVVDEDTLPQTLAVLRTRAEPLGIELVVEDLSQGLTGLGLGGDFFGVLLSYPGASGAVRELDLTIGEAKKHGAAVIVAADPLALTLLRPPGELGADVAVGSTQRFGVPLGFGGPHAAYLAVRKGLERQLPGRLVGVSKDADGTPAYRLALQTREQHIRREKATSNICTAQVLLAVMASMYAVYHGPEGLRAIALRAHRMATVLAAGLAEGGVDVVHGEFFDTVAAAVPGRADAVVAAARDLGVSLRRIDDDHVGIACDETTTRERLSCVWKAFGVSVSDVDGLDADTADALPPPLRRTSGYLAHPVFHAHRSETAMLRYLRALSDKDVALDRSMIPLGSCTMKLNATAEMEPVTWPEFAGLHPFAPAEDAAGLLAVAADLSAWLARITGYDAVSLQPNAGSQGEFAGLLAIRAYHLSRGEDARDVCLIPASAHGTNAASAVMAGMRVVVVRCDDRGDIDLAHLRSTVDEHRADLAAIMLTYPSTHGVYEDTVGEVCAAVHDAGGQVYVDGANLNALIGVAQYGRFGADVSHLNLHKTFCIPHGGGGPGVGPIGVRAHLAPFLPNHPMQQAAGPVTGVGPVSAASWGSASILPISWAYVRMMGAEGLRRATLVAVANANYVARRLAGHYPVLYAGREGLVAHECILDLRPLTKATGVTVDDVAKRLADYGLHAPTMSFPVAGTLMVEPTESEDLAELDRFCAAMIAIRGEIDRVAAGEWPLEESPLRQAPHTARCVAGEWNRPYSRETAVFPAGTSAPKIWPPVRRIDGAAGDRNLVCSCPPPEAFAASP; the protein is encoded by the coding sequence GTGGAACTGACGCTTGCCTCGCTGGAACAGGGGATTCCCTTCCTCGACCGGCACATCGGGCCCGGTTCGGACGACCTGCGGCACATCCTCGACGTCATCGGCGTCGCTTCCCTCGACGAACTCGCCGAGCGGGCCGTGCCGTCGTCGCTGCGGCAGTCCGCCGAGCCGCTCGAGCTGCCTCCGCCCGCCAGTGAAGCTCAGGCCCTCGCCGAACTTCGCGAGCTGGCCTCGCGCAACCGGCTGACCGCCTCGATGATCGGGCTCGGGTACCACGACACCGTCACCCCGCCCGTGATCCGGCGGAACGTCCTCGAAAACCCCGCCTGGTACACCGCCTACACGCCCTACCAACCCGAGATTTCGCAGGGGCGCCTCGAAGCGCTGCTCAACTTCCAGACCATGGTCGCCGACCTCACCGGGCTGCCGGTCGCCAACGCCTCCCTGCTCGACGAGGCCACCGCGGCCGCCGAGGCGATGACGCTGGTGCGCCGGGCCGGGCGGGCGAAGTCGCACCGCTTCGTCGTGGACGAGGACACCCTGCCGCAGACCCTCGCCGTGCTCCGGACACGCGCCGAGCCGCTCGGGATCGAACTGGTCGTCGAGGACCTCTCCCAGGGGCTGACCGGACTCGGGCTCGGCGGCGACTTCTTCGGCGTGCTCCTGTCCTACCCGGGCGCGTCCGGTGCGGTGCGGGAGCTCGACCTCACCATCGGCGAGGCCAAGAAGCACGGCGCGGCGGTGATCGTCGCCGCCGACCCCCTCGCGCTGACCCTGCTGCGGCCGCCGGGCGAGCTCGGTGCCGACGTCGCCGTCGGATCGACGCAGCGGTTCGGCGTCCCGCTCGGCTTCGGCGGCCCGCACGCGGCGTACCTCGCCGTGCGGAAGGGACTCGAACGGCAGCTGCCCGGCCGGCTGGTCGGCGTGTCGAAGGACGCCGACGGCACGCCCGCGTACCGGCTCGCCCTGCAGACCCGCGAACAGCACATCCGCCGCGAGAAGGCGACCTCGAACATCTGCACCGCGCAGGTCCTGCTCGCGGTGATGGCGTCGATGTACGCCGTGTACCACGGGCCCGAAGGGCTGCGCGCGATCGCGCTGCGGGCCCACCGGATGGCCACCGTGCTGGCCGCCGGCCTCGCCGAGGGCGGGGTCGACGTCGTGCACGGCGAGTTCTTCGACACCGTCGCCGCGGCGGTGCCCGGCCGCGCGGACGCGGTCGTCGCGGCGGCCCGCGACCTCGGCGTCTCCCTGCGCCGGATCGACGACGACCACGTCGGCATCGCCTGCGACGAGACGACCACCCGCGAACGGCTTTCGTGCGTGTGGAAGGCGTTCGGCGTCTCGGTGTCCGATGTGGACGGACTCGACGCGGACACCGCGGACGCGCTCCCGCCGCCCTTGCGGCGCACGAGCGGCTATCTCGCGCACCCGGTGTTCCACGCGCACCGCTCGGAAACCGCGATGCTGCGCTACCTGCGTGCGTTGTCGGACAAGGACGTCGCGCTCGACCGCAGCATGATCCCGCTCGGCTCGTGCACCATGAAACTCAACGCCACCGCCGAAATGGAGCCGGTCACCTGGCCGGAGTTCGCCGGGCTGCACCCGTTCGCGCCCGCCGAGGACGCCGCCGGGCTCCTGGCGGTGGCCGCCGACCTGAGTGCCTGGCTCGCGCGGATCACCGGCTACGACGCGGTTTCCCTGCAGCCCAACGCCGGCAGCCAGGGCGAGTTCGCGGGCCTGCTGGCCATCCGCGCCTACCACCTGTCCCGGGGTGAGGACGCGCGCGACGTCTGCCTGATCCCGGCCAGCGCGCACGGCACGAACGCCGCCAGCGCCGTGATGGCGGGTATGCGCGTGGTCGTCGTCCGCTGCGACGACCGTGGCGACATCGACCTCGCCCACCTGCGGTCCACAGTGGACGAGCACCGGGCCGATCTCGCCGCGATCATGCTCACGTACCCGTCGACGCACGGTGTCTACGAAGACACCGTCGGCGAGGTGTGCGCGGCGGTGCACGACGCGGGCGGCCAGGTGTACGTCGACGGCGCCAACCTGAACGCGTTGATCGGCGTCGCCCAGTACGGCCGGTTCGGCGCCGACGTCTCGCACCTCAACCTGCACAAGACGTTCTGCATCCCGCACGGGGGCGGCGGGCCCGGCGTCGGCCCGATCGGGGTCCGCGCGCACCTCGCGCCGTTCCTGCCGAACCACCCGATGCAGCAGGCCGCCGGCCCGGTCACCGGGGTCGGCCCGGTCAGCGCGGCGTCGTGGGGCAGCGCGTCGATCCTGCCGATTTCGTGGGCCTACGTCCGGATGATGGGGGCCGAGGGCCTGCGCCGGGCGACGCTCGTCGCGGTGGCCAACGCCAACTACGTCGCCCGCCGCCTCGCCGGCCACTACCCGGTGCTGTACGCCGGCCGTGAAGGGCTCGTGGCGCACGAGTGCATCCTCGACCTGCGGCCGCTGACGAAGGCCACCGGCGTCACGGTCGACGACGTCGCCAAACGGCTGGCGGACTACGGGCTGCACGCGCCCACGATGTCGTTCCCCGTCGCGGGCACGCTGATGGTGGAGCCGACGGAGAGCGAAGACCTCGCCGAACTCGACCGCTTCTGCGCGGCGATGATCGCGATCCGCGGCGAGATCGACCGCGTCGCGGCGGGGGAGTGGCCGCTGGAAGAGTCCCCGCTGCGGCAGGCACCGCACACCGCCCGGTGCGTCGCGGGCGAATGGAACCGGCCGTACAGCCGCGAAACCGCGGTGTTCCCCGCGGGGACGTCCGCGCCGAAGATCTGGCCCCCGGTCCGCCGCATCGACGGCGCGGCGGGCGACCGGAACCTGGTCTGCTCCTGCCCGCCGCCGGAGGCCTTCGCCGCAAGTCCGTGA
- a CDS encoding MerR family transcriptional regulator, producing MVEAGSEKQPVEVATGEQGELFPDDSLPDELVGYRGPAACQIAGITYRQLDYWARTKLVAPSIRTAHGSGSQRLYSFKDILVLKVVKRLLDTGVSLQNIRVAVDHLRLRGVRDLARVTLFSDGTTVYECTSPEEIVDLLQGGQGVFGIAVSGAMQEISGTIHEFQAERADGGIVETHEPDELTQRRNARKTG from the coding sequence GTGGTCGAGGCTGGTTCCGAGAAGCAGCCTGTCGAGGTCGCGACTGGTGAGCAGGGAGAACTGTTCCCCGACGACTCGCTGCCCGACGAGCTGGTGGGCTACCGCGGCCCGGCCGCGTGCCAGATCGCCGGGATCACCTACCGTCAGCTCGACTACTGGGCCCGGACGAAGCTGGTCGCGCCCAGCATCCGCACCGCGCACGGCTCCGGCTCGCAGCGGCTGTACTCGTTCAAGGACATCCTGGTGCTCAAGGTGGTCAAGCGGCTGCTCGACACCGGGGTCTCCCTCCAGAACATCCGGGTCGCCGTCGACCACCTGCGCCTCCGCGGCGTCCGCGACCTCGCGCGCGTGACGCTCTTCTCCGACGGCACCACCGTCTACGAGTGCACCTCGCCGGAGGAGATCGTCGACCTGCTCCAGGGCGGACAGGGCGTCTTCGGCATCGCGGTCAGCGGGGCGATGCAGGAAATCAGCGGAACCATCCACGAGTTCCAAGCCGAACGCGCCGACGGCGGCATCGTCGAGACGCACGAACCGGACGAACTCACCCAGCGCCGCAACGCCCGCAAGACCGGTTGA
- a CDS encoding crotonase/enoyl-CoA hydratase family protein — protein sequence MTATADSLPDLVSLKVDVDGPVAEVTLLGPSKGNAMGPDFWRELPQVFRALDADPQVRAVVLTGSGTNFSYGLDLPAMMGDWAPMLGPDNLAGPRTAFLDQVRSLQAAVSSIAECRKPVVAAVSGWCIGGGVDVVAAADVRLASADAKFSVREVRVAIVADLGSLQRLASIVGEGHLRELALTGKDIDAARAEKIGLVNDVHADQEAVLKAARELAGEIAANPPLVVQGTKQVLAANTERQVADGLRYVAAWNSAFLPSKDLGEAVQAFMERRKPEFKGE from the coding sequence ATGACCGCTACTGCTGACAGTTTGCCCGACCTCGTGTCCCTGAAGGTCGACGTCGACGGCCCTGTGGCCGAAGTGACGCTGCTCGGCCCGTCGAAGGGCAACGCGATGGGGCCGGACTTCTGGCGCGAGCTGCCGCAGGTGTTCCGCGCGCTGGATGCTGACCCGCAGGTCAGGGCCGTGGTGCTGACCGGCAGCGGGACGAACTTCTCCTACGGCCTCGACCTGCCGGCGATGATGGGCGACTGGGCGCCGATGCTGGGCCCGGACAACCTGGCCGGCCCGCGCACGGCGTTCCTCGACCAGGTCCGGTCGCTGCAGGCGGCGGTCAGCTCGATCGCGGAATGCCGCAAACCGGTCGTCGCGGCCGTGTCCGGCTGGTGCATCGGCGGCGGGGTCGACGTCGTCGCGGCCGCGGACGTCCGGCTGGCCAGCGCTGACGCCAAGTTCAGCGTCCGCGAAGTGCGTGTCGCGATCGTCGCGGACCTCGGCAGCCTCCAGCGGCTGGCCTCGATCGTCGGCGAAGGGCATCTGCGGGAGCTGGCCCTGACCGGCAAGGACATCGACGCCGCCCGCGCCGAGAAGATCGGCCTGGTCAACGACGTCCACGCGGACCAGGAAGCCGTGCTGAAGGCCGCCCGCGAACTCGCCGGGGAGATCGCTGCGAACCCGCCGCTGGTGGTGCAGGGTACGAAGCAGGTACTGGCGGCGAACACCGAGCGCCAGGTCGCCGACGGCCTCCGGTACGTCGCGGCGTGGAACTCGGCGTTCCTGCCCAGCAAGGACCTCGGCGAAGCGGTCCAGGCCTTCATGGAGCGCCGGAAGCCGGAGTTCAAGGGCGAATAG
- a CDS encoding AMP-binding protein — protein sequence MSASTVHHAFRVARDYLQARREDYDTAYRDFAWPEFDEFNWAIDWFDVVAHDPDNAERDALWIVEEDGSESRWTYPEMSGRSNQVANWLRVLGVRRGDRLILMLGNQGELWETILAAIKLGAVIIPASTLLGPADLTDRVERGAAKHVVVRAVDAPKFDGIEGDYTRIAVGEPVEGWLSYSAAFAQSPEFTPDAPTRAGDPLLLYFTSGTTAKPKLVQHTHVSYPVGHLSTMYWIGLEPGDVHLNISSPGWAKHAWSNFFAPWNAEATVFLYNYNRFDAGALLAQLDRCGVTSFCAPPTVWRMLIQADLTALKTPPRKVVGAGEPLNPEVIDQVRKAWGVTIRDGFGQTESSVQIANTPGQDVVPGSMGRPLPGFVVALVDPISGERASEGEICLDLAHRPVGLMTGYADDDERTSAAFGGGYYHTGDVGSIDERGYITYVGRTDDVFKASDYRISPFELESVLIEHEAVAEAAVVPAPDPIRLAVPKAYVVLAAGFSPDAATARSILAYCREHLAPYKRIRRLEFAELPKTISGKIRRVELRGRESDPKRAEATEYREEDFPDPSPDSGSSPGPRTS from the coding sequence GTGAGCGCTTCGACTGTCCACCACGCGTTCCGCGTCGCGCGGGACTACCTGCAGGCCCGCCGCGAGGACTACGACACGGCCTACCGGGACTTCGCCTGGCCGGAGTTCGACGAGTTCAACTGGGCGATCGACTGGTTCGACGTCGTCGCGCACGACCCCGACAACGCCGAGCGGGACGCCCTGTGGATCGTCGAAGAGGACGGCAGCGAGAGCCGCTGGACCTACCCCGAGATGTCGGGCCGGTCCAACCAGGTGGCGAACTGGCTGCGCGTCCTCGGCGTCCGCCGCGGCGACCGGCTGATCCTCATGCTGGGCAACCAGGGCGAGCTGTGGGAGACGATCCTCGCCGCGATCAAGCTCGGCGCCGTGATCATCCCGGCGTCCACGCTGCTCGGGCCGGCCGACCTGACCGACCGCGTCGAGCGCGGCGCGGCCAAGCACGTCGTCGTCCGGGCGGTGGACGCGCCGAAGTTCGACGGAATCGAAGGCGACTACACGCGCATCGCCGTGGGCGAGCCGGTCGAGGGCTGGCTTTCGTACTCGGCCGCGTTCGCGCAGTCGCCGGAGTTCACGCCGGACGCCCCGACCCGGGCCGGCGATCCGCTGCTGCTCTACTTCACCTCCGGCACGACGGCGAAGCCCAAGCTGGTGCAGCACACGCACGTCTCGTACCCGGTGGGCCACCTTTCCACGATGTACTGGATCGGGCTGGAACCGGGCGACGTCCACCTGAACATCTCCTCGCCGGGCTGGGCGAAGCACGCGTGGAGCAACTTCTTCGCACCCTGGAACGCCGAGGCCACGGTATTCCTCTACAACTACAACCGGTTCGACGCGGGCGCGTTGCTGGCGCAGCTGGACCGGTGCGGGGTGACGAGCTTCTGCGCCCCGCCGACGGTGTGGCGGATGCTCATCCAGGCCGACCTGACGGCGCTGAAGACCCCGCCGCGCAAGGTCGTTGGCGCGGGGGAGCCGCTCAACCCCGAGGTGATCGACCAGGTCCGGAAGGCGTGGGGCGTCACCATCCGCGACGGCTTCGGGCAGACGGAGAGCAGCGTCCAGATCGCCAACACGCCGGGGCAGGACGTCGTGCCCGGCTCGATGGGCCGCCCGCTGCCCGGGTTCGTGGTGGCGCTGGTCGACCCGATCAGCGGCGAGCGGGCATCGGAGGGCGAGATCTGCCTCGACCTCGCCCACCGCCCGGTGGGCCTGATGACGGGCTACGCGGACGACGACGAGCGCACCTCGGCGGCGTTCGGCGGCGGCTACTACCACACCGGTGACGTCGGTTCGATCGACGAGCGCGGCTACATCACGTACGTCGGGCGCACGGACGACGTGTTCAAGGCGTCGGACTACCGGATCTCGCCGTTCGAGCTGGAGAGCGTCCTCATCGAGCACGAGGCGGTGGCGGAGGCGGCGGTGGTCCCGGCCCCCGACCCGATCCGGCTCGCGGTGCCCAAGGCGTACGTCGTGCTGGCCGCGGGGTTCTCCCCGGACGCGGCGACCGCGCGGTCGATCCTGGCGTACTGCCGCGAGCACTTGGCGCCGTACAAGCGGATCCGGCGGCTCGAGTTCGCGGAGCTGCCGAAGACGATCTCGGGCAAGATCCGCCGCGTCGAGCTGCGAGGTCGTGAGAGCGACCCGAAGCGCGCCGAAGCGACGGAGTACCGCGAGGAGGACTTCCCCGACCCAAGTCCTGACTCCGGCAGCTCACCGGGGCCGCGGACGTCATGA